GAGGCCGAGGCGCGGCTCGAGCGCGTCCCCGCGGGCTTCATGCGCGAGATGACGCGGCAGGAGATCGAGAAGGCGGCGCGCGGGGCGGGGATCACCACCATCGACCTCGCGCGCTGCGAGGAGTGGATGGTGGCGATCCGCTCCACCATGTGCCAGGCGCGCGGCACCCGTGCGGAAGCCGGCGCGTGACGGAACTCCCCGCTCTCGAGGCCGCGGGCCGCACGCGGGTCCCCACGGCCTACTCGGTCTCGTGGAACCTCACCCGGCGTTGCAATCTCCGCTGCGACCACTGCTACATCTCGGCAGGGCCCGGGCCGCGCCGGCCGGATGAGCTGTCCACGACGGAGTGCCTGCGGGTGATGGACGAGATCGCCGAGGTCAACCCCAATATCTTCCTGATCCTCACGGGGGGCGAGCCGTTGCTGCGCCCGGATCTGCCGGCGCTGGCGGCCGCGGGGCGGGAGCGCGGCTTCACGGTGGTCGTGGGCACCAACGGCGTGCTGCTGCGGGAGCGGCAGGCGCGGCTCCTGCGTGAGTCCGGGGTGCAGGGCGTGAGCCTGTCGCTGGACTCGACGGATGCCTCGCGCCACGATACCTTCCGCCGCCTCCCGGGGGCCTGGCAGGGCGCCGTGCGCGCGACGGAGATCTGTCGGGCCGAGGGACTCGACTTCTCGCTGCACATGTCGGTCACCGAGTGGAATCTCGGGGAGATCCCGGACATGATCGACCTGGCGCGGGAGCTCGGCGCCACCGTCCTCAACCTGTTCTTCCTCGTGCGCTGCGGCCGCGGGGAGGGGCTCACCGACATCGCGGCGTCCGAGTACGAGCGCATCCTGACCTACCTGGCGAAGGTCCAGGGCGCCGGCGCTGGGCGCACTGACGGCCTGCTCGTCCGCGCCAGGTGCGCGCCGCAGTTCCGGCGGATCGTGTGGGAGATGGACCCGACATCCCCGCTGCTGCAGGCTTACGCGGAGGGCTCGTGCCCGGCCGGCAAACACTACTGCCGGATCACGCCCGAGGGTGACGTGACGCCCTCCCCGTTCATGCCGCTCGCGGTGGGCAGCCTGCGGGAGCGCTCGTTCGCCGATCTCTGGCGCTCCGCCCCGGTCTTCACGGATCTCCGCACGTCGAGGCTCCACGGCCGCTGCGGCGACTGCGAGTTTTCGAAGATCTGCGGCGGCTGCCGCTGCCGCGCGTACGCCACCTCCGGCGACTACCTCGCCGAGGATCCCGCCTGCTCGTACCAGCCGGGCGCGCACGGCGGCATTCCCATCGAGGTGCCCGCGGCGCTGACCTTCGGGCTCGAGGTGTCGAAGGAGCTTGCCTGGAGCGAGGCGGCCAGCGCTCGCCTGCAGGCGATCCCTTCCTTCGCCCGCGGCATGGTGGTGCAGGCGGTGGAGGCCTACGCGCGGACGGCCGGGCACGCCGTCGTCACCCCCGCGATGCTCGCGGAGGTCCGCCAGCGGTGGGGCGCCCGCTTTGCGCCGCGAGCCTAGCCCGTGAGCCTGTTCGACCGCGTCGCGCGCCGCTCGACCCTCGCCGTCCTAGGCGTCTCGGCGCTGTTCCTGCTGCTGGTGGATCCGGCGCTCGCGCAGGAGGCCGGCAAGGCCGTGGAGTACCGCGCCTTTCCCATCTTCGACTCGCGGCTCGCCGTCTGGGCCGTGGCGCAGATCCATCTCAACTTCGCCGCCTTCATCCTGGGCGTGCCCATCTTCGCCGTCATCATCGAGATCATGGGGTGGCGGAGTGGCGATCGTAAGTACGATTGGCTGGCACACGAGCTGGTGAAGCTCACCTTCGCCGCCTTCTCGACCACCGCGCTCCTGGGGGCCGCGCTCCTCTTCCTCCTGATCGGCTACTACCCCAAGGTCTGGAACTACCTGACGGGGATCTTCTTCCAGACTTACTGGGTCTACGTCCTGCTCTTCTTCCTCGAGACCTTCGCCGTGTACCTCTGGTACTACGGCTGGGACTGGCTCTCGGGCCCGCGGAAGTGGATCCACGTGTCGCTCGGCGTGCTGTCGAATCTGATCGGCACCGCCATCCTCGTCGTCGCCAACTCGTGGGTCACCTTCATGGTCTCCCCCGGCGGCGTCGACGAGGCCGGGAACCTCAAGAGCCTCTGGGGCGCCATCAACAACTTCACCTGGATTCCCATCAACATCCACCGCCTCATCGCCAACATCGTCTTCGGCGGCACCATCTGCGCGGCCTACGCCGCCTTCCGCTTCCTGTCCGCCAAGACCGACGAGGAGCGGGCGCGCTACGACTGGATGGGGTACGTCGGCAACTTCGTGGCGCTGTCCGCCTTCATCGTGCTCCCCTTCGCGGGCTACTACCTGGGGCGCGAGATCTACGCCTACAACCAGACCATGGGCATCACCATGATGGGCGGCTTCATGTCGTGGCTCTGGATCATCCAGGCCATTCTCATCGGCATCCTCTTCATCGGCTCCAACTACTATCTCTGGCTCGGCATGGAGCGCATCCCGGGGTCGGAGCGCTACCGCAAGTACGTGCCGTATCTCCTGATGGTCCTGGCCGCGGGCTTCATGGTCTGGGCGACGCCCCGGAGCCTGATCGTCACGCTGCGCGAGACGCGCGCCATGGGCGGCACCCACCACCCGATCCTCGGGCTCCTCGGCGTCATGTCGGCGAAGAACACCGCCGTCAACCTGATGATCCTCACGACGTTCCTGTCCTTCGTCTTCTACCGCCGCGCCAACAAGGTGTCCGCGAAGCCCTGGGCCGGCGTCGGGATGGCCGTCCAGTGGGCGGCGCTCGGGGCCGCGGCCGCCATCGTCACCTTCTACGGCGTCTACGGCTACTTCGTGGACTCCATCGTCAGGATCGGCTTCTCCGTGTACCAGGTAGCGGCCGTGCTCAGCGCGATCGTGGTGGTGATGGCCATCGACATCCCCATGTTCCGGGGCGCCCGGGCCACGGGCGAGATCCGCTGGGGCAGCATCGCGCCACGCTCCCAGTACGTGCTGATCCTCCTGGCGGTCACCTTCACCTGGCTCATGGGGCTCATGGGCTTCGCCCGTTCCGGCATCCGCCAGCACTGGCACGTCTACGGCGTGCTGCGCGACACTTCCCCGGAGGCGTTCACGCCGGCACTCGGTTACGCCTCTAGCGTGATCACCGTGGTCACGACCATCTTCTTCGCCCTCGTGATGTTCATCTTCTGGCTGGGGAGCCTTGGCGAGAAGGGCAAGGCGGCCTGAGATGCGCCTGCCCGTCCCGCTCAAGGTGTCGGTGTTCGCGCTGGCGGTGATGGGCTCGTACACCTACTACGCGAACTCGATCCCGCAGATCCAGTCCAGGCCCCCCGAGGATCTGTCGCTGGAGGGCGGCAACGTGACGCCGGAGCAACTGGTCAAGGCCGGGGAGAAGATCTTCAAGGACAAGGGCACCTGCGAGATCTGCCACAGGATCGGCCAGAAAGGGACCCGTGCGCCAGACCTCGCCGGCATCGGTGCCACCGCCGCCAAGCGGAAGCCGGGCATGAGCGCGAAGGCCTACCTCGTGGAGTCGCTGCTCGATCCCGGCGCCTACCTCGTGGAGGGCTACCCTGCCATCATGCCGAAGGTGGACCGGCCGCCCATCGGGCTCAACCGCTCGGAGCTGTGGGCGGTGGCGGCGTTCCTCCAGTCGCAGGGCGGCAGCGTGGACATGAAGCTCGACGACATCCCGAAGACGGCGGGCGCGGAGGCCGCAGGCGGCTCCGCCCAGGCCGCCGAGATCAGGCTGCCGGGCGACGCCAAGGCGGGGCAGGCGGTGTTCATGGGCAAGGGCGGATGCATCGCCTGCCACAAGGCCGGCGCCATCGGGGCCTCGCCCGTGGGACCCGAGCTGACGCAGATCGCGCGCATCCAGACGCCGGAGTACATCATGGGCAAGATCCTCAACCCCGCCGCCCTCGGGACGGTGGCCGGCTACCCGCCCGGCGTCATGCCGCCCACGTTCGGCCAGACCCTCACCGCACGCGAGTATCTCGACCTGGTCGCCTTCCTCCTCACCCTCAAGGGTGACGGGGCCGCGACGGCGAAGAGATGAGCGCATGAGCCTGTTCCGTTCGAAGCTCTTCCAGTCGGTCCTAGTCCTCGTCGTGACCTTCTTCGTGTTCAGGTTCGGCATCCAGCCGCCCGCGCCCTGGAGCGTGATCACGCTGTACATGGGCGTCGTCCTGCTCGCGCTGCTGGTCTACGTCTCCTCGGACGGGGACTCGTGGCGGGCCTTCGTGGCGCCGCTGCGCGCCCTGCTGGTGGACGACTCGCTCATGCCGATCCGCGTGGCTGCGATGATCGTCCTCCCGCTCGGCCTCGGCTACTACGCCTACAGCCAGGCGGCGGCCACTGTGGAGGCGCCTCCCGAGCTGCGCGCGGTCCACCCGGCGCCGCCCGCGTCGGTCTCGTTCCGCGGCAAGACCATCGACGTCCAGGGTCTCGAGAACCCGCTCCGGAAGGATGCGGCCAACTTCAAGAAGCACGTGGACGAGGGCGCGGTCATCTACATCAGGAACTGCATGTACTGCCACGGGGACAACCTCGACGGCGCCGGCCACTTCGCCCACGCCTTCAACCCCCCTCCTGCGAACTTCACGGATCCCGGCACCATCG
The genomic region above belongs to Candidatus Rokuibacteriota bacterium and contains:
- a CDS encoding radical SAM protein, with the translated sequence MTELPALEAAGRTRVPTAYSVSWNLTRRCNLRCDHCYISAGPGPRRPDELSTTECLRVMDEIAEVNPNIFLILTGGEPLLRPDLPALAAAGRERGFTVVVGTNGVLLRERQARLLRESGVQGVSLSLDSTDASRHDTFRRLPGAWQGAVRATEICRAEGLDFSLHMSVTEWNLGEIPDMIDLARELGATVLNLFFLVRCGRGEGLTDIAASEYERILTYLAKVQGAGAGRTDGLLVRARCAPQFRRIVWEMDPTSPLLQAYAEGSCPAGKHYCRITPEGDVTPSPFMPLAVGSLRERSFADLWRSAPVFTDLRTSRLHGRCGDCEFSKICGGCRCRAYATSGDYLAEDPACSYQPGAHGGIPIEVPAALTFGLEVSKELAWSEAASARLQAIPSFARGMVVQAVEAYARTAGHAVVTPAMLAEVRQRWGARFAPRA
- a CDS encoding PCP reductase family protein — translated: EAEARLERVPAGFMREMTRQEIEKAARGAGITTIDLARCEEWMVAIRSTMCQARGTRAEAGA
- a CDS encoding c-type cytochrome: MRLPVPLKVSVFALAVMGSYTYYANSIPQIQSRPPEDLSLEGGNVTPEQLVKAGEKIFKDKGTCEICHRIGQKGTRAPDLAGIGATAAKRKPGMSAKAYLVESLLDPGAYLVEGYPAIMPKVDRPPIGLNRSELWAVAAFLQSQGGSVDMKLDDIPKTAGAEAAGGSAQAAEIRLPGDAKAGQAVFMGKGGCIACHKAGAIGASPVGPELTQIARIQTPEYIMGKILNPAALGTVAGYPPGVMPPTFGQTLTAREYLDLVAFLLTLKGDGAATAKR
- a CDS encoding cytochrome ubiquinol oxidase subunit I; protein product: MSLFDRVARRSTLAVLGVSALFLLLVDPALAQEAGKAVEYRAFPIFDSRLAVWAVAQIHLNFAAFILGVPIFAVIIEIMGWRSGDRKYDWLAHELVKLTFAAFSTTALLGAALLFLLIGYYPKVWNYLTGIFFQTYWVYVLLFFLETFAVYLWYYGWDWLSGPRKWIHVSLGVLSNLIGTAILVVANSWVTFMVSPGGVDEAGNLKSLWGAINNFTWIPINIHRLIANIVFGGTICAAYAAFRFLSAKTDEERARYDWMGYVGNFVALSAFIVLPFAGYYLGREIYAYNQTMGITMMGGFMSWLWIIQAILIGILFIGSNYYLWLGMERIPGSERYRKYVPYLLMVLAAGFMVWATPRSLIVTLRETRAMGGTHHPILGLLGVMSAKNTAVNLMILTTFLSFVFYRRANKVSAKPWAGVGMAVQWAALGAAAAIVTFYGVYGYFVDSIVRIGFSVYQVAAVLSAIVVVMAIDIPMFRGARATGEIRWGSIAPRSQYVLILLAVTFTWLMGLMGFARSGIRQHWHVYGVLRDTSPEAFTPALGYASSVITVVTTIFFALVMFIFWLGSLGEKGKAA